The Symphalangus syndactylus isolate Jambi chromosome 23, NHGRI_mSymSyn1-v2.1_pri, whole genome shotgun sequence genome has a window encoding:
- the LOC129473499 gene encoding histone-lysine N-methyltransferase SETMAR-like — translation MGHKAVATTRNINNAFGPGTANELTVQWWFKKFCEGDKKLEDEEHSGQPSEVDNDQLKAIIKADLTTTREVAKELNINHSVVIQHLKQIGKVKKHDKWVPYELSENQKNCHFEVSSSFILTQQQQTISRSDCDV, via the coding sequence ATGGGTCATAAAGCAGTGGCGACAACTCGCAACATCAACAatgcatttggcccaggaactgctaatgaACTGACAGTGCAatggtggttcaagaagttttgcgaAGGAGACAAGAAACTTGAAGATGAGGAGCACAGTGGCCAGCCATCAGAAGTTGACAACGACCAGTTGAAAGCAatcatcaaagctgatcttaCAACTACACGAGAAGTTGCGAAAGAGCTCAACATCAACCATTCTGTGGTCAttcagcatttgaagcaaattggaaaggtaaAAAAGCATGATAAGTGGGTGCCTTATGAACTGAGTGAAAATCAAAAAAACTGTCATTTTGAAGTGTCATCTTCTTTTATCctaacacaacaacaacaaaccatttCTCGATCAGATTGTGATGTGTGA